In Thermodesulfitimonas autotrophica, the following proteins share a genomic window:
- a CDS encoding amphi-Trp domain-containing protein, which produces MAKIKQEMSREELVSFLERILSELKEGKLTVAELPLRLPDKAKVEIETETKKDGQEIELEIKWQVPAEGQEDSAAATGKEQLAASEGQTETASEEGEKECGKDQA; this is translated from the coding sequence ATGGCAAAAATTAAGCAGGAGATGTCCCGCGAAGAGCTTGTATCGTTCCTTGAGCGAATCTTATCGGAGCTGAAAGAGGGTAAGCTCACCGTAGCGGAACTCCCGCTGCGCCTGCCGGATAAGGCGAAAGTAGAAATAGAAACCGAAACAAAAAAGGACGGGCAGGAAATCGAGCTCGAAATCAAGTGGCAAGTCCCCGCAGAAGGTCAGGAAGATAGCGCCGCAGCGACCGGCAAGGAGCAATTAGCGGCCTCCGAGGGTCAGACCGAAACGGCCTCTGAAGAAGGCGAAAAGGAATGCGGCAAAGATCAAGCTTAA
- the gap gene encoding type I glyceraldehyde-3-phosphate dehydrogenase, whose protein sequence is MLKIGINGFGRIGRNFFRAVVGSTDLEVVAINDLTTGPTLAHLLKYDSVHGIFAASVEAEQCVLRVNGREIRVFAEKDPAHIPWREVGVDVVVEATGRFTKFEDARWHLEAGARKVVITAPATMPEDVTLIMGVNEHWYDPGRHHIVSCGSCTTNCLAPLVKVLHENLRVLRGALTTVHAYTNDQNLLDLPHRDLRRARAAALSMIPTTTGAAKLVGLVFPELKGKITGVAVRVPTPNVSLTDLVVEVSRATSVEEVNGLFRQAAAGPLKGIMRYCEEPLVSKDFNGDPHSCIVDALSTMVIDGHLVKVLAWYDNEWGYSNRVADLIRYMAAREKK, encoded by the coding sequence GTGCTGAAGATCGGGATTAACGGTTTCGGGCGGATCGGACGCAATTTCTTCCGGGCGGTTGTAGGCAGCACCGACCTTGAGGTAGTGGCGATCAACGACCTCACTACAGGGCCCACCCTGGCGCACTTGTTGAAGTACGACTCGGTTCACGGCATTTTCGCGGCGAGCGTGGAAGCCGAACAGTGCGTCCTCAGGGTTAACGGCCGGGAGATCAGGGTTTTTGCCGAAAAGGACCCCGCTCACATCCCGTGGCGCGAGGTCGGCGTTGACGTGGTAGTCGAAGCCACAGGCCGCTTCACCAAGTTTGAAGATGCCAGGTGGCACCTCGAAGCCGGTGCCCGGAAGGTGGTAATTACGGCGCCGGCCACAATGCCTGAAGACGTAACGCTCATCATGGGCGTCAACGAACACTGGTACGATCCCGGCCGGCACCACATCGTTTCCTGCGGCTCCTGCACTACCAACTGTCTGGCGCCGCTCGTCAAGGTGCTCCACGAAAACCTGCGCGTCTTGCGCGGCGCCTTAACCACCGTTCACGCCTACACCAACGACCAGAACCTGCTCGACCTGCCCCACCGGGACCTGCGTCGCGCCCGGGCCGCGGCCCTTTCAATGATTCCCACTACCACCGGCGCTGCCAAGCTGGTCGGGCTCGTTTTCCCGGAGCTCAAAGGTAAGATCACCGGTGTCGCGGTGCGTGTGCCTACGCCCAACGTCTCGCTCACCGATCTGGTAGTAGAGGTATCCCGCGCCACAAGCGTCGAAGAGGTAAACGGGCTTTTCCGCCAGGCCGCCGCAGGCCCGCTCAAGGGGATCATGCGTTACTGCGAGGAACCGCTCGTCTCGAAAGATTTCAACGGCGACCCCCACTCCTGCATCGTCGACGCCCTTTCTACCATGGTCATTGACGGGCACCTGGTGAAGGTGCTCGCCTGGTACGATAACGAGTGGGGTTACTCCAACCGGGTCGCCGACCTTATTCGTTACATGGCAGCGCGGGAAAAGAAGTAG
- a CDS encoding SufB/SufD family protein produces MAKKIEEVFVQEAEAHPYIEDLTLLPTAERERLLHTGLDVTGAGRSGTFMQLDHSVVHCRSDQEGVEVLGIQEAATRYPWVEDYLGRLIPFLPEERRSGQPISGFFIRVLPGVKARYPVQAGMYIGHEGLAQKVRNLIIVEEGASLDVIAGCATGAFVHRGLHVGITETYVKKGGKLTSTMIHNWGRDVVVRPRGATLVEEDAVFLSNYICLSGVKDILMNPFTRLVGHNSVARYNTILIAPPGTKMDVGSRVFLSAPGTKAELVSRTITTGGEIINRGYIAGEVAGVRGHLECRGLMLSESGRIYAVPELDARVANVELSHEAAVGKVAQEEIEYLMARGLDEDEATATIVRGFLNVRIEGLPPVLQEEIDRAIAESRFGI; encoded by the coding sequence ATGGCGAAGAAAATAGAGGAAGTTTTTGTTCAGGAAGCGGAAGCGCACCCTTATATCGAAGATTTGACCCTTCTGCCTACAGCGGAGAGGGAGCGCCTTTTGCACACCGGGCTCGATGTGACTGGTGCGGGGCGGTCCGGAACCTTTATGCAGCTCGACCACTCCGTCGTCCACTGCCGCAGCGACCAGGAAGGCGTGGAGGTGCTCGGTATTCAGGAGGCGGCGACGCGCTACCCGTGGGTTGAGGATTACCTGGGACGGTTGATTCCCTTCTTGCCGGAGGAGCGGCGGTCGGGACAGCCGATCAGCGGCTTCTTCATCCGGGTCCTGCCGGGGGTGAAGGCCCGCTACCCCGTTCAGGCGGGGATGTACATCGGGCATGAGGGTCTGGCCCAGAAGGTACGCAACCTTATCATCGTGGAGGAAGGGGCGAGCCTTGACGTGATCGCCGGTTGCGCGACCGGCGCTTTCGTCCACCGGGGCCTTCACGTAGGGATAACCGAGACTTACGTGAAAAAAGGCGGCAAGCTTACCTCCACCATGATCCATAACTGGGGCCGGGACGTGGTCGTTCGCCCGCGCGGTGCCACCCTGGTGGAAGAAGATGCCGTTTTCCTTTCTAACTATATCTGTCTGAGCGGAGTTAAAGATATTTTGATGAATCCCTTTACACGCCTTGTGGGGCATAACAGCGTTGCCCGTTACAATACTATTCTCATCGCCCCGCCCGGGACGAAGATGGATGTCGGTTCCCGGGTTTTCTTGAGCGCGCCGGGAACCAAAGCCGAGCTTGTCTCCCGCACCATAACGACCGGGGGGGAGATTATTAACCGGGGCTACATTGCGGGCGAAGTTGCCGGCGTACGGGGGCATCTCGAATGCCGGGGGCTGATGCTTTCGGAATCCGGCCGGATTTACGCGGTTCCCGAACTCGATGCCCGGGTGGCCAACGTGGAACTCTCCCACGAAGCGGCAGTAGGCAAGGTGGCCCAGGAGGAGATCGAATACCTGATGGCCCGCGGGCTGGACGAAGACGAGGCTACGGCGACGATTGTCCGGGGCTTTTTAAACGTCCGCATCGAAGGATTACCGCCCGTGTTGCAGGAGGAAATCGACCGGGCCATTGCCGAAAGCCGGTTCGGGATTTAG
- a CDS encoding ABC transporter ATP-binding protein: MLKIEGLTVAVGDRTVLVDINLEIKPGETHVLFGPNGSGKSTLLGTIMGFPRYRVVEGRIFFRGEDVTALPVNERAKRGIGIAFQRPPTLRGVLLRDIIRIAARHDVSVETLAQSLDLTDFLDREVNHGFSGGELKRSELIQLLAQNPDLVLLDEPESGVDLENMALIGTAINRLLEKEVAPWDKRSLREIRMGRTKSGLIITHTGYILNYVEADVGHVLYKGRLSCSGNPRELFSCIKRVGYGECVRCVL; encoded by the coding sequence ATGCTAAAGATAGAAGGCCTGACCGTTGCCGTCGGTGACCGCACGGTCCTGGTGGATATCAACCTGGAGATCAAACCGGGGGAAACACACGTTCTTTTCGGCCCCAACGGGTCCGGCAAATCGACGCTGCTCGGGACAATTATGGGCTTTCCGCGCTACCGGGTGGTTGAGGGCCGGATCTTCTTCCGCGGCGAGGACGTGACTGCGTTGCCGGTCAACGAACGCGCAAAGCGCGGGATAGGGATCGCCTTTCAGCGGCCGCCAACGCTTCGGGGGGTCCTGTTGCGCGACATCATCCGGATCGCGGCCCGGCACGATGTTTCGGTTGAAACCCTTGCCCAGAGCCTGGATTTAACGGATTTTCTTGACCGGGAGGTCAACCATGGCTTCTCGGGTGGGGAGCTGAAGCGTTCGGAGCTGATCCAGTTGCTGGCCCAAAATCCCGACCTGGTGCTGTTAGACGAGCCTGAGTCGGGCGTCGACCTGGAAAACATGGCTTTAATCGGTACGGCGATCAACCGGCTGCTGGAAAAAGAGGTTGCGCCGTGGGACAAACGTTCCCTGCGCGAAATCCGAATGGGCCGGACCAAGTCGGGACTCATCATCACCCACACGGGATACATTCTCAACTACGTCGAAGCGGATGTCGGACACGTGCTTTATAAAGGCCGCCTCTCGTGCAGCGGTAACCCGCGGGAACTCTTCAGCTGCATCAAGCGGGTCGGCTACGGCGAGTGCGTCCGTTGTGTCCTTTAA
- a CDS encoding damage-control phosphatase ARMT1 family protein, whose amino-acid sequence MRAVEECYACLDRLIVTTATLATDVPELREKALAAGRAVLEAEFSPDRIPAQIAAAAQRVIRETAQNPDPFKKVKEGELALSARVVGEVSPSVNDDWTSLFRLAALGNSIDFFRDLATVAAEMRMPVEFYIDEIPAFLERLAGVRCLLFLTDNAGECYFDLPLFRRLAVAVEEAVYVVKGAPVQNDLTLADLEASGLREAFRRVETTGTDSPGLDLEAASPAFRALYERADLILAKGMGYFESFSEMNDGRVFHLLKAKCRPVAAALGVPQGSFVAAFSRA is encoded by the coding sequence ATGCGTGCGGTAGAAGAATGCTACGCCTGTCTTGACCGGTTAATAGTTACTACAGCCACTCTGGCTACAGACGTGCCGGAGCTCCGGGAAAAAGCGCTTGCCGCGGGCCGGGCGGTCCTTGAAGCCGAGTTCTCGCCGGACAGGATTCCGGCCCAGATCGCGGCAGCGGCCCAGCGGGTAATCAGGGAAACCGCTCAAAATCCGGACCCGTTCAAGAAGGTCAAAGAGGGGGAACTTGCCCTATCAGCGCGAGTTGTTGGCGAGGTTTCTCCTTCCGTGAATGATGACTGGACGAGCCTTTTTCGGCTGGCCGCCTTAGGCAATAGCATTGATTTTTTTCGGGACCTGGCGACGGTTGCCGCGGAGATGAGGATGCCGGTGGAGTTTTACATCGACGAAATACCGGCGTTTCTCGAGCGGCTAGCGGGGGTGCGCTGCCTCCTTTTCTTGACGGACAACGCCGGCGAGTGTTACTTTGATCTCCCTCTTTTCCGGCGTTTGGCCGTGGCGGTGGAAGAGGCGGTCTACGTCGTGAAAGGGGCACCGGTGCAAAACGACCTCACCCTGGCCGACCTGGAAGCGAGCGGGCTCCGGGAGGCCTTTCGCCGGGTAGAAACGACCGGCACCGATTCACCGGGGCTCGACCTCGAAGCCGCTTCACCGGCCTTCAGGGCGCTTTACGAGCGGGCAGACCTGATTTTAGCGAAAGGGATGGGATATTTCGAAAGCTTTTCGGAGATGAATGATGGGAGGGTTTTTCACCTGTTAAAAGCCAAATGCCGTCCGGTGGCGGCGGCGCTCGGGGTGCCGCAGGGCAGCTTTGTGGCGGCTTTTAGTCGCGCGTAG
- a CDS encoding endonuclease MutS2 — translation MDERVLRRLEFDLVREHLARLTESPIGRELAEGLTPATEIEVVRQRLSETAEARELLRLEPGFAAGGWHDIRAALRRALQGGLLEAAELYQVGENLAAIRRVKAFFQERGAKYPVLGRLCGTLPLFPELEEQLKKALRPPGEVADGASARLAEIRRRIERLRVEIKEILENFVRSPEWQKYLQEPIITIREGRYVLPVRIEHRDKVKGLIHDQSASGATLFIEPLAVVEKGNEVRRLKAAEQREIERILTELTRAVGAVAGELLTATETLGRLDFILAKGRYSVSLDAVTPVLLPVPEINLRRARHPLLGTKAVPIDVRLGRDFDILIITGPNTGGKTVALKTVGLCVLMAQAGLEIPAAEGTEIGLFAKVFADIGDEQSITASLSTFSSHIHNLAAILREADERSLVLLDELGAGTDPREGAALACAILEELARRNVRTIATTHSSELKEFAAGRPRVENASVDFDPETLSPTYRLVIGQPGRSNAFEIAAGLGLPARLIARAKEFLDPEERRVRELTQELERVRRSAERDATAAARLKEEALALKAAYEEKARELAARKEKLLAEAREQATALVRAARREAEEIVRELKEKLREEERREQEKAVQAARERLRRLAARHEEAVPELPEEAAPGVLAVGAAVYIPRFGQEGTVVGVSPQGVTVQVGSFRVELPPGAVRPVARRQPAGGVRLTSAAVAASPTIDLRGQRVEEALINLERHLDAALLSGLGRVDIIHGYGTGALRAAVREYLSHHPRVRSFRPGGPGEGGPGVTVAELA, via the coding sequence TTGGACGAGCGGGTTTTGCGCCGCCTTGAGTTTGACCTGGTCCGGGAGCATCTGGCCCGGCTGACGGAGAGTCCTATTGGCCGCGAGCTAGCCGAGGGCCTAACTCCCGCAACCGAGATTGAAGTTGTCAGGCAGCGGCTATCGGAAACGGCCGAAGCCAGGGAGCTTTTACGCCTGGAGCCCGGTTTCGCGGCCGGCGGCTGGCACGACATTCGCGCGGCGCTGCGGCGGGCGCTGCAGGGCGGCCTTCTGGAGGCGGCGGAACTCTATCAGGTAGGTGAGAATCTGGCCGCCATCCGGCGTGTAAAGGCTTTTTTCCAGGAGCGGGGGGCGAAATACCCCGTTCTCGGGCGGCTGTGCGGGACGTTACCCCTTTTCCCGGAGCTAGAAGAACAGCTGAAAAAGGCGCTCCGGCCTCCGGGTGAAGTAGCCGACGGGGCATCGGCGCGCTTGGCCGAGATCCGGCGCCGGATCGAAAGGCTGCGGGTGGAGATCAAAGAAATCCTGGAAAATTTTGTCCGTTCCCCCGAGTGGCAGAAGTACCTTCAGGAACCGATAATTACCATCCGGGAAGGGCGCTATGTGCTACCGGTCAGGATCGAACACCGAGACAAGGTGAAAGGCCTGATCCACGACCAGTCGGCGAGCGGGGCGACCCTCTTTATCGAACCGCTGGCCGTGGTGGAGAAGGGTAATGAGGTCCGCCGGTTAAAAGCCGCCGAGCAACGCGAAATCGAACGGATTCTGACCGAGCTCACCCGGGCGGTGGGGGCGGTAGCCGGGGAACTTCTTACCGCGACCGAAACCCTCGGCCGGCTTGACTTCATCCTGGCGAAGGGACGCTACAGTGTAAGCCTCGACGCCGTAACCCCGGTGCTCCTGCCGGTGCCCGAGATCAACCTCCGGCGGGCCCGGCACCCGCTTCTCGGGACGAAGGCGGTGCCCATAGACGTGCGCCTCGGACGGGATTTCGATATCCTGATTATTACGGGGCCGAATACCGGAGGGAAAACCGTCGCGCTCAAGACCGTCGGCCTCTGCGTTCTGATGGCCCAGGCCGGGCTGGAGATCCCGGCGGCAGAGGGGACTGAAATCGGCCTTTTTGCCAAAGTTTTTGCCGATATCGGTGACGAGCAGAGCATCACCGCGAGCCTGAGCACTTTTTCCTCCCATATCCATAACCTCGCCGCCATTCTCCGGGAAGCGGATGAGCGTTCTCTGGTGCTGCTAGACGAGCTGGGAGCCGGAACCGATCCGCGGGAAGGCGCTGCGCTTGCTTGCGCCATCCTCGAGGAGCTGGCGCGGCGCAACGTCCGCACCATTGCCACCACCCACAGCAGCGAGTTGAAAGAGTTTGCCGCCGGGCGTCCCCGCGTGGAGAACGCTTCGGTGGATTTTGATCCGGAAACCCTATCCCCGACCTACCGTCTGGTCATCGGGCAGCCGGGCCGTTCAAACGCCTTCGAGATCGCCGCGGGGCTCGGCCTTCCCGCCCGGTTGATTGCGCGGGCGAAGGAATTTTTGGACCCCGAGGAGCGGCGGGTGCGGGAGCTGACGCAGGAACTCGAGCGGGTGCGGCGCAGCGCGGAAAGGGATGCCACTGCCGCCGCCCGCCTCAAGGAGGAGGCCCTGGCGCTCAAGGCCGCTTACGAAGAAAAGGCGCGGGAGTTAGCAGCGCGTAAGGAAAAACTGTTGGCAGAAGCCCGCGAGCAGGCCACGGCCTTAGTGCGGGCAGCGCGGCGCGAAGCGGAGGAGATCGTTCGGGAACTGAAGGAGAAGCTGCGCGAAGAGGAGCGGCGGGAACAAGAAAAGGCGGTCCAGGCGGCGCGGGAGCGCCTGCGCCGGTTAGCCGCACGCCACGAGGAGGCGGTGCCGGAACTGCCGGAAGAGGCTGCGCCGGGAGTTTTAGCTGTAGGGGCAGCAGTCTACATCCCGCGCTTCGGCCAGGAGGGGACGGTAGTCGGCGTTTCGCCGCAGGGGGTAACCGTTCAGGTCGGCTCTTTCCGCGTCGAGCTCCCGCCCGGGGCGGTCCGGCCGGTGGCCCGGCGGCAGCCCGCCGGCGGCGTCCGTTTAACAAGTGCGGCGGTTGCCGCCAGTCCCACCATTGACCTCCGGGGGCAGCGGGTTGAGGAGGCCCTGATAAACCTCGAGCGGCACCTCGATGCGGCCCTTCTATCCGGACTGGGCCGCGTCGACATCATCCACGGCTACGGCACCGGCGCGCTGCGGGCTGCCGTCCGGGAGTACCTCTCCCACCACCCTAGGGTGCGCTCGTTCCGGCCCGGCGGGCCGGGTGAAGGCGGCCCGGGCGTAACGGTGGCGGAGCTGGCCTGA